Proteins encoded together in one Deinococcus hopiensis KR-140 window:
- the fni gene encoding type 2 isopentenyl-diphosphate Delta-isomerase: protein MSLPRVQPDNTSAKSCIETRKLRHLDACLRPESQYAGVQTGFARVPWPYRALPELDLAAVDLTTTFLGRSLRAPVLIGAMTGGAERAALINRHLAAAAQRLGLGMMLGSQRVMLEQPEVRTSFAVREVAPDILLIGNLGAAQFGLGYGPVEAIRAVEEVGADALAIHINPLQEAMQPGGDTNWRGLAARLAEVVPALPFPALLKEVGHGLDAASLRAVEGAGFAAFDVAGAGGTSWARVEQLVRYGEVMTPDLCEVGLPTAEALVQARRAAPGVPLVASGGIRTGLDAARALALGAQAVAVARPLLEPALDGIEAVEAWLTRFVEELRVALFVGGFGNVEAVRGAGRLLAQS, encoded by the coding sequence GTGAGTTTGCCCCGCGTCCAGCCTGACAACACCTCTGCAAAGAGCTGCATAGAAACCCGCAAGCTGCGGCACCTTGACGCCTGCCTGCGGCCCGAGAGCCAGTACGCGGGGGTACAGACGGGGTTCGCTCGGGTGCCGTGGCCCTACCGCGCCCTGCCTGAACTCGATCTCGCCGCCGTGGACCTGACCACGACTTTTCTGGGACGTTCCCTGCGGGCGCCCGTCCTCATCGGCGCGATGACGGGCGGGGCCGAGCGCGCGGCCCTGATCAACCGCCACCTCGCGGCCGCTGCACAGCGGCTGGGTCTGGGCATGATGCTGGGCTCGCAGCGGGTGATGCTGGAGCAGCCGGAGGTGCGGACCAGTTTCGCCGTGCGCGAGGTGGCTCCGGACATTCTGCTGATCGGGAATTTGGGGGCGGCCCAGTTTGGGTTGGGGTATGGGCCTGTTGAGGCCATCCGGGCGGTGGAGGAGGTGGGAGCCGACGCCCTGGCCATTCACATCAATCCCCTGCAGGAGGCCATGCAGCCGGGCGGGGATACCAACTGGCGGGGCCTGGCGGCCCGTCTCGCCGAGGTGGTGCCCGCGCTGCCTTTCCCCGCGCTGCTCAAGGAGGTGGGGCATGGACTGGACGCTGCCAGCCTGCGCGCCGTGGAGGGCGCGGGCTTTGCCGCCTTCGACGTCGCGGGCGCGGGCGGCACGAGCTGGGCCCGGGTGGAACAACTCGTCCGCTACGGGGAGGTGATGACGCCCGATCTGTGCGAGGTGGGGCTGCCCACCGCTGAAGCGCTGGTTCAGGCCCGCCGTGCGGCTCCGGGCGTGCCCCTCGTCGCTTCAGGCGGTATCCGCACGGGGCTGGACGCTGCCCGCGCCCTGGCCCTCGGTGCGCAGGCCGTGGCGGTGGCCCGGCCTCTGCTGGAACCGGCGCTGGACGGTATAGAGGCGGTAGAAGCGTGGCTCACCCGATTTGTGGAGGAGCTGCGGGTGGCCCTGTTCGTGGGTGGGTTCGGGAATGTGGAGGCGGTGCGGGGGGCGGGGCGGTTGCTGGCGCAGTCGTAG
- the alr gene encoding alanine racemase, with translation MQARAQALISASALTDNLTALSQRAGAQLLLPVKADAYGHGLEIVARIAARHQDVWGFGVALPREAVALAALNLGKPILLLTPPMPEEVAPLADLGVRVPVASLAEADALPGHARAHLKVNTGMNRLGARPEDAVDVGLRLARRGLLEGAYTHFATADEPELSFAHTQLERFRTVLAALPPVLAHASNGGGVLSLGALPGMALARPGLASYGFAPPHLRAGSGLAPLMTLRARVTHVHDVRPGESVSYGALWRADQPTTLATVGIGYADGYPRNATGRAEVWVQGERRPVRGRICMDQMMVDVTGLRVQPGEWVEVWGAGEITVSDVAEWGGTVEYEVLTGLGARVERVALEQRAGL, from the coding sequence ATGCAGGCACGCGCGCAGGCCCTGATTTCCGCATCCGCCCTGACGGACAACCTGACGGCCCTCTCTCAGCGGGCGGGGGCACAGTTGCTGCTTCCCGTGAAGGCCGACGCCTATGGGCACGGCCTGGAGATCGTGGCCCGGATCGCCGCCCGGCATCAGGACGTGTGGGGCTTTGGAGTGGCCCTCCCGCGCGAGGCCGTGGCCCTGGCCGCGCTGAACCTGGGAAAGCCCATTCTGCTGCTCACCCCGCCCATGCCCGAGGAAGTGGCGCCCCTGGCGGACCTGGGTGTGCGCGTGCCCGTGGCCTCGCTTGCGGAAGCTGACGCCCTGCCGGGCCACGCCCGCGCGCACCTGAAGGTGAACACCGGCATGAACCGCCTGGGCGCGCGGCCCGAGGACGCGGTGGACGTGGGCCTGCGCCTGGCGCGGCGGGGCCTGCTGGAAGGCGCATACACCCACTTCGCCACCGCCGATGAGCCGGAGTTGAGCTTCGCCCACACGCAGCTCGAACGCTTCCGGACGGTGCTGGCAGCGCTGCCCCCGGTCCTCGCCCACGCCTCGAACGGAGGTGGGGTACTGAGCCTCGGCGCGCTGCCGGGCATGGCCCTTGCCCGTCCGGGGCTGGCCTCCTACGGTTTCGCGCCGCCGCACCTGCGGGCCGGATCGGGCCTGGCCCCCCTGATGACCCTGCGCGCCCGCGTCACCCACGTGCATGACGTCCGTCCCGGCGAAAGCGTAAGCTACGGGGCGCTGTGGCGGGCCGATCAGCCCACCACCCTCGCCACCGTGGGCATCGGCTACGCGGACGGCTACCCGCGCAACGCCACGGGCCGCGCCGAGGTGTGGGTGCAGGGCGAGCGCCGCCCGGTCCGGGGCCGCATCTGCATGGACCAGATGATGGTGGACGTGACGGGCCTGCGCGTGCAGCCCGGGGAGTGGGTGGAGGTCTGGGGCGCAGGCGAGATCACAGTCAGTGACGTGGCCGAGTGGGGCGGCACGGTGGAATACGAGGTGCTGACAGGCCTGGGGGCACGGGTAGAACGGGTGGCGTTGGAGCAGAGGGCCGGCTTGTAA
- a CDS encoding helix-turn-helix transcriptional regulator has translation MNNRVRALRKESGWTQSDLAEKLGVSRQTINAIETGKYDPSLSLAFRIGLLFTSPLEDIFLFQEVSPSGK, from the coding sequence GTGAATAACCGGGTTCGGGCACTCCGGAAGGAATCTGGCTGGACGCAATCTGACCTGGCGGAAAAACTTGGCGTGTCGCGTCAGACCATCAATGCGATCGAGACCGGCAAGTACGATCCCAGCCTGTCGCTCGCCTTTCGGATCGGCCTCCTGTTCACCTCCCCCTTGGAAGACATCTTCCTGTTTCAGGAGGTGTCCCCTTCGGGAAAATGA
- a CDS encoding NAD-dependent epimerase/dehydratase family protein, producing the protein MPQAQQRILVSGAAGYLASWIVEELLRDGHTVHGTVRRLQEHPKTQHLLDLADQYPERLRLFEADLLKEGSFDGAVEGCSAVIHTASPYFLSRPDDRERQLIGPALRGTQNVLASVKRSATVRRVVLTSSIAALYNDARDVSRMGQQTLHEGNTNPNTHSGRNPYAYSKTVAEQAAWEQCRQQQRWDLVSILPGAMFGPSRSKRPDSTSVTMMSQFVNGLYRRGVPRLWLGLVDVRDVASAHVRAATLPQAHHRYIAVAKSLRLLEIAQLMRVRDFGLEDKLPRSEVPKMLMWLLGPAVGMQRHYVARNVGHPLSFDNRRSQTELGVRYRPPAETVNDHIRQLVADGLVPA; encoded by the coding sequence ATGCCTCAAGCACAACAGCGCATCCTGGTGAGCGGCGCGGCCGGCTACCTGGCCTCCTGGATCGTGGAAGAACTCCTGCGCGACGGCCACACCGTCCACGGTACCGTGCGCCGCTTGCAGGAGCACCCCAAGACCCAGCACCTGCTCGACCTCGCCGACCAGTATCCGGAGCGGCTCCGGTTGTTTGAGGCGGACCTGCTCAAAGAAGGCAGCTTCGACGGCGCGGTGGAGGGCTGTTCGGCCGTGATCCACACGGCGTCTCCGTACTTCCTCAGCCGGCCGGACGACCGAGAACGGCAGTTGATCGGGCCAGCACTTCGGGGAACCCAGAATGTCCTCGCCTCCGTCAAACGGAGCGCGACCGTCAGGCGGGTCGTCCTGACGAGCAGCATCGCTGCGCTGTACAACGACGCCCGGGACGTGAGCCGTATGGGTCAGCAGACCTTGCACGAAGGGAACACCAATCCGAATACCCACAGTGGGCGCAACCCGTATGCGTATTCCAAAACGGTTGCCGAGCAGGCCGCGTGGGAGCAATGCCGGCAACAGCAGCGCTGGGACCTCGTGTCCATCCTTCCGGGAGCCATGTTCGGCCCTTCCCGGTCCAAGCGCCCGGATTCCACCAGCGTGACCATGATGTCGCAATTCGTCAACGGCCTCTACCGCAGGGGCGTGCCCAGACTCTGGCTCGGTCTGGTCGACGTTCGTGACGTGGCCAGCGCCCATGTGCGGGCCGCAACGCTCCCTCAGGCACATCACCGGTACATCGCGGTGGCAAAGAGCCTCAGGTTGCTGGAGATCGCCCAACTGATGCGGGTGCGTGATTTCGGCCTGGAAGACAAGCTGCCCCGCAGCGAAGTGCCCAAGATGCTGATGTGGCTGCTGGGGCCAGCGGTGGGGATGCAGCGGCATTACGTCGCCCGCAACGTGGGTCACCCCCTGAGCTTCGACAACCGGCGCAGCCAGACAGAGCTGGGGGTGCGCTACCGCCCGCCTGCCGAGACCGTGAATGACCATATTCGGCAGCTTGTGGCCGATGGCCTTGTTCCCGCATGA